The window GATCTCGACGTGGCGCGGGTTCTCGATGAACTTCTCGATGAATATCCGGTCGTCGCCGAAGGAGGCCGCGGCCTCGGATCTCGCGCGGGCGAAGCCGTCCGCCACCTCGGCGCTGGAATAGGCGATGCGCATGCCCTTGCCGCCGCCGCCCGCCGAGGCCTTGATCATCACCGGATAGCCGATGCGTTGCGCGATCTCGGCCGCGTGGGCGGCGTCGCGGATCACGTCGAGGTTGCCCGGCACCGTGGACACGCCGGCCGCGCGGGCGAAGCGCTTGCTCTCGATCTTGTCCCCCATGGCCGCGATGGCGTGGGGGTTCGGGCCGATGAAGGCGACGCCGGCCGCGCGCAGAGCCTCCGCGAAGGCTTCGCGCTCGCTCAGGAAGCCGTAGCCGGGGTGGACCGCCTCGGCACCGGTGGAGCGGCAGGCCTCCACGATGCGGCCGATGTCGAGGTAGGACTGCGCGGCGGGGCTCGGGCCGATGTGCACCGCCTCGTCGGCCATCTCGACGTGGAGCGCGTCGCGGTCGGCGTCCGAATAGACCGCGACCGTGGCGATGCCCATGCGCTTCGCGGTGCGGATGATGCGGCAGGCGATCTCGCCCCGGTTGGCGATCAGGATCTTCTTGAACAACGTTTCGGCCCCGCTGTGTTGGGGCCATGGTGGCACGCGGGTGAGGCGTCGTCACCCCCGCGGGGCGCTCGCTTGCCGGTGGAGGGGCGGGGGCCTATCGTGACGCTTCGGGAGCGATCGAAGGTGCGTCATGCGCGTGTCGACGGCGGAGTTCATCAGCGGGTTCGACGACCTCGCGGACCGGGCCGAGACGGAGCCCGTGACGATCACGCAGGGCGGCCGGGACAGGCTGGTCCTCGTGTCGGCGGACGAATACGCGCGGCTGATCGGCCAGGACGGGAGCGCATCCGCGACCGGCGAGCCGGCGCGGACCGAGGGCGGGATGCCGGAGATCTGGGGGGCGCTGCGGGGGACGATGTCCTGGGACAAGGACAGCGACATCACTGAACCGACAGGGGAAGCCTGGGACGCCGAGCGTTGAGTGCCAACGCCCCTCTTCTTCTCGACACCTGCGCGGCGATCTTCCTGACCGAGGGGACGCCTTTGTCGACCGAAGCTCGTGACGCGCTCGCCACTTCGAGGGCTGCCGGAAATCCGGTCTTCGTCTCCCCCTTCACGGCCTGGGAATATGCGACGCTCGTCGCGAAGAAGCGGCTGCGGTCGACGATCACGCCCGACGCCTGGTTCGCGACGCTCCTGAGTTTCCCCAATTTCACGCTCGCGCCCCTCACCGCCGAGATCCTGATCGCTTCGACAAGGCTCCCCGGCACCCCGCCGCGCGACCCGGCGGACCGCATCATCGCCGCGACGGCCCGCGCCGGCGGCCTCACCGTCGTCACGCGGGACGGCGAGCTCCTGCCCTACGCCGCCGCGGGCCACCTCGCGGCGGTCCGGTGCTGAGGCCGGATCGCCGCGCCGCGGCTCAGTACACCAGCCGCGCCCGCATCGTGCCCGGGATGGCGCGGATCTCCTCCAGCAGGGCTTCCGCGCGGTCGCCGAGGTCCACGGCCTCCACCACCACGTAGCCGACGTCGCCGTCCGTCTGCAGGAACTGGCCGGTGATGTTGATGTCCTGCGAC is drawn from Lichenibacterium dinghuense and contains these coding sequences:
- a CDS encoding type II toxin-antitoxin system Phd/YefM family antitoxin — encoded protein: MRVSTAEFISGFDDLADRAETEPVTITQGGRDRLVLVSADEYARLIGQDGSASATGEPARTEGGMPEIWGALRGTMSWDKDSDITEPTGEAWDAER
- a CDS encoding type II toxin-antitoxin system VapC family toxin, encoding MSANAPLLLDTCAAIFLTEGTPLSTEARDALATSRAAGNPVFVSPFTAWEYATLVAKKRLRSTITPDAWFATLLSFPNFTLAPLTAEILIASTRLPGTPPRDPADRIIAATARAGGLTVVTRDGELLPYAAAGHLAAVRC